From Nguyenibacter vanlangensis, one genomic window encodes:
- a CDS encoding aminotransferase class V-fold PLP-dependent enzyme: MGPLYLDYQATTPCDPAVMAAMMPWFAESFGNPHSADHVLGRRAHDAVEAARDAVAALLGADSREVVFTSGATEANNIAIKGAVRFLAARGDARRRVVTVATEHKCVLESVRDLADEGFEPVILPVGADGRLDPGTLRDALAVPTLLVSIMAANNETGVLHDLAALAPIVRAAGALLHSDVAQAAGKIALDVRAMDLDLASVSAHKLYGPKGVGALYVRRRPRVRLAPLFSGGGQERGLRSGTLPAPLLVGFGEACRLARALRLEEGRRLAALRDRFLARLVAAEPGVTVNGSMAHRLPSNLNLRFADVRALDVIAHAPELCLSTGSACSSAELAPSYVLTAMGLDAAQAARSLRLAVGRYTSPADMDRAAAILCRAVADARAAGSGAAAHATHDDTARTETCRI; encoded by the coding sequence ATGGGGCCCCTCTATCTGGATTACCAGGCCACCACGCCCTGCGATCCGGCGGTGATGGCGGCGATGATGCCGTGGTTCGCCGAATCGTTTGGCAATCCGCACAGCGCCGACCATGTGCTGGGGCGCCGTGCCCATGACGCGGTCGAGGCGGCGCGGGACGCGGTCGCGGCGCTGCTGGGCGCGGACAGCCGGGAGGTCGTGTTCACCTCGGGCGCCACCGAGGCCAACAACATCGCCATCAAGGGGGCGGTGCGGTTCCTGGCGGCGCGGGGGGATGCGCGGCGGCGGGTCGTCACGGTGGCGACCGAGCATAAATGCGTGCTGGAATCGGTGCGTGACCTGGCGGACGAGGGGTTCGAGCCGGTGATCCTGCCGGTCGGGGCGGACGGGCGGCTGGACCCCGGGACGCTGCGGGACGCGCTGGCGGTGCCGACCCTGCTGGTCAGCATCATGGCCGCGAACAACGAGACCGGGGTGCTGCACGACCTGGCGGCGCTGGCGCCGATCGTGCGGGCGGCGGGGGCGCTGCTGCACAGCGACGTGGCGCAGGCGGCGGGCAAGATCGCGCTGGATGTCCGGGCGATGGACCTGGACCTGGCGTCGGTGTCGGCGCACAAGCTGTACGGACCCAAGGGGGTGGGGGCGCTGTATGTGCGCCGGCGGCCGCGGGTGCGGCTGGCGCCGCTGTTTTCCGGCGGCGGGCAGGAGCGCGGGCTGCGGTCGGGCACCCTGCCGGCGCCGCTGCTGGTGGGGTTCGGCGAAGCCTGCCGGCTGGCGCGCGCTCTGCGCCTGGAGGAGGGGCGGCGCCTGGCGGCGCTGCGCGACCGGTTCCTGGCCCGCCTGGTGGCGGCGGAGCCGGGCGTGACGGTCAACGGGTCGATGGCGCACCGGCTGCCGTCCAACCTGAACCTGCGCTTCGCGGACGTGCGGGCGCTGGACGTGATCGCCCATGCGCCGGAATTGTGCCTGTCGACCGGGTCGGCCTGTTCCTCGGCCGAGCTGGCGCCGTCCTATGTGCTGACGGCGATGGGGCTGGACGCGGCGCAGGCGGCGCGGAGCTTGCGTCTGGCGGTGGGACGCTATACCTCACCCGCCGATATGGATCGCGCGGCCGCGATCCTGTGCCGGGCGGTGGCGGATGCGCGCGCGGCGGGATCGGGAGCGGCCGCGCATGCCACCCACGACGACACGGCCAGGACAGAGACATGCCGCATATGA
- a CDS encoding Rieske 2Fe-2S domain-containing protein: MTENCGRTVEDVRLCAVADVQDGPRRVVAGDRGLVVWIAADGAPRVFADRCPHRDARLSAGHVEAGRLVCPFHLWAFDAAGRHVGPDGVANPDCRVPRFACRVRDGAVWVEMDAVMS; the protein is encoded by the coding sequence CCGGCTGTGCGCGGTGGCGGACGTGCAGGATGGGCCGCGCCGGGTGGTGGCCGGCGATCGCGGGCTGGTGGTGTGGATCGCGGCCGACGGGGCGCCGCGCGTCTTCGCCGACCGGTGCCCGCATCGCGACGCGCGCCTGTCGGCCGGGCATGTCGAGGCCGGGCGCCTGGTCTGTCCGTTCCATCTGTGGGCGTTCGACGCGGCCGGTCGCCATGTCGGCCCGGACGGGGTGGCGAACCCGGATTGCCGCGTGCCGCGATTCGCCTGCCGGGTGCGGGACGGGGCGGTATGGGTGGAGATGGATGCGGTGATGTCCTGA
- a CDS encoding alpha/beta hydrolase, with protein MPEVMFAGPDGRLEGRYHHSSAPNAPLALVLHPHPLHGGTMNNRITYAMYRSFEKMGFSVMRYNSRGVGRSQGRYDGGIGEISDAAAALDWMQMVNPNAGGLWIAGYSFGAFVGMQLLMRRPEITGWISVAPPTNYYDFGFLAPCPCGGLMIAGDSDDMVPEPAVRKLVDKLNTQKGVSVDYRIFAGADHIYANHADQVAEALEDHVTTIMSRTSLALAAD; from the coding sequence ATGCCAGAGGTCATGTTCGCCGGCCCCGACGGCCGCCTGGAAGGACGCTACCATCATTCGAGCGCGCCGAACGCGCCGCTCGCCCTCGTCCTCCATCCCCACCCGCTGCATGGCGGCACCATGAACAACCGCATCACCTATGCGATGTATCGTTCGTTCGAGAAGATGGGTTTCTCGGTCATGCGGTACAATTCGCGCGGGGTGGGCCGGTCACAAGGCCGCTATGACGGCGGCATCGGCGAGATTTCCGACGCCGCGGCGGCGCTCGACTGGATGCAGATGGTCAACCCGAACGCCGGCGGGCTGTGGATCGCCGGCTATTCCTTCGGCGCGTTCGTCGGCATGCAGCTCCTGATGCGCCGGCCGGAAATCACCGGCTGGATCAGCGTCGCCCCGCCCACCAACTATTACGATTTCGGCTTCCTGGCCCCCTGCCCCTGCGGCGGGCTCATGATCGCCGGCGATTCCGACGACATGGTGCCCGAGCCCGCGGTGCGCAAACTGGTCGACAAGCTGAACACCCAGAAGGGCGTTTCGGTCGATTACCGCATCTTCGCCGGGGCCGACCACATCTACGCCAACCACGCCGACCAGGTGGCCGAGGCGCTGGAAGACCACGTGACCACCATCATGTCGCGCACCAGCCTGGCGCTGGCCGCCGACTGA
- a CDS encoding cysteine desulfurase family protein, producing the protein MSAMERDFFYFDANASEPVRPAALAELNRVAALAGNPSSVHRAGREARAVLESARERLAGLFGARADNCVFTAGGTEANALAIAGLGAGRPVLASAVEHDAVRAAAGGDRTGSDGRGDDSASPGSGTVIPVDERGVARLDVLERMLAARARAGAPPLVCLMLANNEVGTIQPVAEAARLCRAHGALLHVDAVQAAGRIAVDLAALGADSLAVSGHKFGGVKGAGALLLAGEATRVLPPLIAGGGQELGRRGGTQALPAIAAMAVAAGEAVAGLADEAARQAGLRDAIDAAAREAGAVICGAGAPRLPNTTALALPGRAAQTQLIALDLAGFGVSAGSACSSGKVARSHVLEAMGLGALAGEAIRVSLPWNVREADVAAFIAAYAAMAGRLAPRAAAGIVAERKQG; encoded by the coding sequence ATGTCGGCCATGGAGCGTGATTTTTTCTACTTCGATGCGAATGCGTCGGAACCGGTGCGCCCGGCGGCGCTGGCCGAGTTGAATCGCGTGGCCGCCCTGGCGGGCAACCCGTCATCGGTCCATCGGGCGGGGCGGGAGGCGCGGGCGGTCCTCGAATCGGCGCGGGAGCGTCTGGCCGGGCTGTTCGGCGCGCGGGCCGACAATTGCGTCTTCACCGCGGGCGGGACCGAGGCGAACGCCCTGGCGATCGCGGGGTTGGGTGCCGGCCGGCCGGTCCTGGCCTCGGCCGTCGAGCATGACGCGGTGCGGGCGGCGGCGGGAGGCGACAGGACGGGAAGCGACGGGAGGGGGGACGATTCGGCGAGTCCGGGGTCCGGGACCGTCATTCCGGTCGATGAACGGGGCGTGGCGCGGCTGGACGTGCTGGAGCGGATGCTGGCCGCGCGTGCGCGGGCCGGGGCGCCGCCGCTGGTGTGCCTGATGCTGGCGAACAACGAGGTGGGCACGATCCAGCCGGTGGCCGAGGCGGCGCGCCTGTGCCGGGCCCATGGGGCGCTGCTGCATGTCGACGCGGTGCAGGCGGCGGGGCGGATCGCCGTGGACCTGGCCGCGCTGGGGGCCGACAGCCTGGCGGTGTCCGGCCATAAATTCGGCGGGGTGAAGGGGGCGGGCGCGCTGCTGCTGGCGGGGGAGGCGACCCGGGTGCTGCCGCCGCTGATCGCGGGCGGCGGCCAGGAGCTGGGGCGGCGCGGCGGCACGCAGGCCCTGCCGGCGATCGCCGCGATGGCGGTCGCGGCCGGCGAGGCGGTGGCCGGGCTGGCGGACGAAGCCGCGCGCCAGGCCGGGCTGCGCGATGCGATCGACGCGGCGGCGCGGGAGGCGGGCGCGGTAATCTGCGGGGCGGGGGCGCCGCGCCTGCCCAACACCACGGCGCTGGCGCTGCCCGGGCGGGCGGCGCAGACCCAACTGATCGCGCTGGACCTGGCCGGGTTCGGGGTGTCGGCGGGGTCGGCCTGTTCGTCGGGCAAGGTGGCGCGCTCGCACGTGCTGGAGGCGATGGGGCTGGGCGCGCTGGCGGGGGAGGCCATCCGCGTGTCGCTGCCCTGGAACGTGCGGGAGGCGGATGTCGCGGCGTTCATCGCCGCCTATGCCGCGATGGCGGGGCGGCTGGCGCCGCGCGCGGCGGCGGGGATCGTGGCGGAGAGGAAGCAGGGATGA
- the tyrS gene encoding tyrosine--tRNA ligase has translation MPNSDFLREAEARGFIFQCTDMEALDAAMRAGPVTGYIGFDPTADSLHVGSLIQIMMLRLMQKHGHRPVALLGGGTARIGDPSFREEARQLMTEQTIAANLLGIEGCLRQFLRFDGPDGAILANNADWLDRLSYIELLRDVGVHFSVNRMLSFDSVRSRLDREQGLTFLEFNYSILQSYDFRQLNRTYGVTLQMGGSDQWGNIVSGIDLVRRTEQKQVFGLTTPLLTTASGAKMGKSARGAVWLSAARLPVFEYWQFWRNVEDADTGRFLRLFTDLPLDECDRLAALGGAEINEAKKILATEATALCHGRAAAEEAAETARRTFEQGQAAAALPGTTIPAAQLAAGIPAFRLFAEAGLAASNGEARRLIRGGGARINDATVQDEGQVVGTADLTDGAIKLSSGRKHHILVRPA, from the coding sequence ATGCCCAACAGCGATTTCCTCCGGGAAGCCGAAGCGCGCGGCTTCATCTTCCAGTGCACGGACATGGAGGCCCTGGACGCCGCCATGCGCGCGGGACCGGTAACGGGCTATATCGGCTTCGACCCCACCGCCGACAGCCTGCATGTCGGCAGCCTGATCCAGATCATGATGCTGCGCCTGATGCAGAAGCACGGCCACCGGCCGGTGGCGCTGCTGGGCGGCGGCACGGCGCGGATCGGCGACCCCTCGTTCCGCGAGGAAGCGCGCCAGCTCATGACCGAACAGACGATCGCCGCCAACCTGCTGGGCATCGAGGGCTGCCTGCGCCAGTTCCTGCGCTTCGACGGCCCGGACGGCGCCATCCTGGCCAACAACGCCGACTGGCTGGACCGCCTGTCCTATATCGAGCTGCTGCGCGACGTGGGCGTGCATTTCTCGGTCAACCGCATGCTGTCCTTCGATTCCGTCCGCTCGCGCCTCGACCGCGAACAGGGGCTGACCTTCCTGGAATTCAACTATTCCATCCTGCAATCCTACGATTTCCGCCAACTGAACCGCACGTACGGCGTGACCCTGCAGATGGGCGGCTCGGACCAGTGGGGCAACATCGTCTCGGGCATCGACCTGGTGCGCCGCACCGAACAGAAGCAGGTCTTCGGCCTGACCACCCCGCTGCTGACCACCGCCTCGGGCGCCAAGATGGGCAAATCCGCCCGCGGCGCCGTCTGGCTGTCGGCGGCGCGCCTGCCGGTCTTCGAATATTGGCAGTTCTGGCGCAATGTCGAAGACGCCGATACCGGCCGCTTCCTGCGCCTGTTCACCGACCTGCCGCTCGACGAATGCGACCGCCTGGCCGCCCTGGGCGGCGCCGAGATCAACGAGGCGAAGAAGATCCTGGCGACCGAGGCCACCGCGCTGTGCCACGGCCGCGCCGCCGCCGAGGAAGCCGCCGAGACCGCCCGCCGCACCTTCGAGCAAGGCCAGGCCGCCGCCGCCCTGCCCGGCACGACGATCCCCGCCGCCCAGCTCGCGGCAGGCATCCCGGCCTTCCGCCTGTTCGCCGAGGCCGGCCTGGCCGCCAGCAACGGCGAGGCCAGGCGCCTGATCCGCGGCGGCGGCGCGCGCATCAACGACGCGACCGTGCAGGACGAAGGCCAGGTGGTCGGCACCGCCGACCTGACGGACGGCGCCATCAAACTGTCCTCCGGGCGCAAGCACCACATCCTGGTACGCCCCGCCTGA